In Zingiber officinale cultivar Zhangliang chromosome 3A, Zo_v1.1, whole genome shotgun sequence, the DNA window CGATGGACGACTGGGATAGCGCGGATCTaacatgacaatcgattgggagcatgcaccactacaacaaaaatggttTTTCGCAGTGCGCAAATTCATTTTTCGCAGCGCACATTGCACGCTGCACAATTAAAAGCTGTTGAAAGTCATAAATTATCCACGGCGTGCTTTGCACGCTGCGGAAAATATTATCCGCAACGCGCAAAGCATGCCGCGGAAAATATtatccgcggcgtgctttgcgcgctgcggataataTTTTCCGCAGCGCGCAAAGTACGCCGCAGATAATATTTTCCGCGTCatgctttgcgcgctgcggataataTTTTTCGCGGTGTGCAAACGTACGCTGTTGATGATtttaactatattaaaaaaaaataatttgacgaaaataataaaccaaaattttacaataaatttagTTCAAATCAAATCTATACAAAATTAATAGAAGCCAAAGTTTTTCATTATACCAAAAAACTCTAAAGATCTAAAACAAAATATGAAATCTCTAACAAACTAGCaattacataacaacaattaaacttacaatccacacaaattagtataatatgtatcaatcacacaatactataaatttagataaccATGTGACCGTGCTTCCTATTACATCATCGAGAaactgcatttcatcatttgATCGAATTAGGTTCACCTTTTCCACCAAAACcttatcaacccaaactttccaacatgatccaCCAAAAATAATGTGATGCACTTTTGTGTTTGGATCTGTGGATGCAATTCGACCTTCTGCAACAACTAATTCATCGGTAGACCAATGAAGCAACTTACATTTGGTATTAGCACAGATATCTCCATGACTCACATTTCTCAAATTTGATTGTAAATAAACAAtacaaaattattatatttttgtaaCAATTTTATGATTTAGAAATACATAATTTATGATAATCACCTGAAAAACATGACCAAAACCATCATTTTTTTTACACCATTATTGATATCGCTATTGCTACCAAAATCATTCCTAATACCAGAAGTACATTAAAGGACAACATATAAGTATAAAGTACATTAGAGAATAATCAAAATCAATTATTTGACTAATTAACCAAGAGATTGTCAGGTTGTAGCCAAATAATGTGGGTACTAGATGATTGTTTTTACCTATTTCTGTCATAGATCACTGGGTACACAGGAGAGTTCTCAATTATGTGCAAGAACTTCTTAAGCTTCATATTTGACTGCAATATACAGGAATGGCGATAAGTCAATAGTCTTCATGGTTTTAGAAATTTGCATTTTCACAAAACAgggcatacaaaagaaataaattattaatatacaAGTCGACAACagaggcaagctactgtgtttcaAAACAGATAGGAGCATTTACATTAATCCACTATCAACGTAGAATAAGTACTTTTAAATAGAAGAAAGAAGTTCTGCATCAGTGATTAATCAATCAATTTATTGAAGAAACAATCTAGAAAAACTTACTTTGTAATATTCCAACAGCTCATCAACCCTGAAAATTTTCTCCTACGAAGTAGCAAAGAAAAATAGAATTAAACCAAAATTATATGGATCAATTATTTAGCACAAAAAATTTACTAGAAATAAGACTACAGACTACTAAACGAGACATTAAATTATTGATTGTAAACCTCTCCAATCTATAAAGTTATCTATAACAGTACTTTAACTTCATTAATTTCTAACAAATTTTCAAATGTAGCATATCAGAGAAATTTTCATACAGAAAAAATGAAGAATGACATGTGGATCATGCAAAAGTAGCTAGAATTAAGTGATATTTATAGCATCAAACAGTACAAAGATGATAATACATAAATATTGAAGTACTTGCTTTAAAGGCACAAAATTAATCTCTTGAGGTGGTAAAGCCTGAAAAgtgaaaaggaaaggaaaaaattatGAGAACATTGGAAATCCTCATATGAGAGAAGAACAATGGTGGGGCACTAAAAGCTTCATTAGCTATTTCATGTGAAGAGTAAAAAAGGCATAAACATTTTGCTAACTATGGCATGTTGAACAATGTAAGGACTTTCTACCTACTACCTAGAATCTCAATATAATAGCATTTAGAATCGTGTCATCTACAGTATCATATAAGAAGAGACTTCGATAATGTACTATATTAGTAATGAATTCCATATCTTCTGGATGATTTGTGTTGGTTATGCACAGTTCATTATCTCCATAATAGTGTTGTGTGATTTCAAGCTTATTAACAGCAGTAACATAAGGTCCAAAAGCACAAAGGATTACTACTTAACATAAAGCAAGGCACATAGGTTACCTCATAGGAAAAAGGACCCTGTATTGTATCCAAATCATGTGTCCCAATAGCAACTAAGGTTCTTCACTTGGTATTCCAAGAAGAATAAATTTTGACACTGATTCACCAACAAAAACAATGGAGAAAACCAGCAATAATTGAAACATGTAGCATACCTACATATATTTTGGTGCAATTTATCTTGCAGGTCAATGAAGCTGTTGTATCTTGCTTTATCAAAGGCTATTCCCCTCAAAACAGCACAAACAACAAAAGGTCGGATCAATGAGGTCTATTAAATAAGAGAATCATGTTACAAACTTTGTTCTTGtctcaaaaaataaagaaaaaagatataagaacaaaaataaaacaagaaaaccCAGGAAGCTTGTCTCAATCATTTTAATCACCTCAGGTTTGACATGCATTTTGAGTATTGATTCGGGTGAGACACTAGTGACTGTATACAAAGGGCTAGCTTCCTTTTCAATGAAAATTCTAAGAGCCCAAGCAATCCCTTCAAGACAGAGCAAATCGTATCTGCAGTTGAATAACTAGACAGAAAAAAGGAAGTTACAAAACCAATATGACATCCATCATCAGTATCATATTTGAACTGTAGAACTATACTTAATAGTTTGTCTTTCTTTCAATGCATTGCATCAAcctaatagataaaaataaaagatgaaaagAGAAAAGCTTTGGCGTAAATACTAGGCTAACATGATCCAATTAGAAACCAGAAGTCAAAACTTGATGAAGTTCGATACTCTATGTATCTATAGAACATTTCTTATAACACAGCAACAGTAGAGAGATAACAACAATTTTAATCATCTTTGCATGTTTAGATTCTGAATAAAATAAATTGCTACTGAAATAATTTCCTTTTGCGCCTCCATGAGACAGGTTGACTAAAAAAGActaaaaataatcaaattttaCCTATTGGCGGCAACGCCAATCTTAAATATGACCTCCTCGTCCTCATCAccagcttcttgttcttcttgaaaCCAGACTGAACTGCCAGAAATTATCAAATCTATCTAGTGCTTTAAACCTGACATACACCTTGGCTTGTAACCAATCAGTGTGTCTCTATTCTTTGAATCCTTCTATTTCATTTGATTTTTGATAAGAAAACATAatacaagaaaaacaaagaaaacaaaagaaaatccaACCTGAGAAGAGCTTCGGTGGAGAGGGCTTCACCGGAGAGGGCTTCGCCTTAGAGCACTTCATCTAAGATAGGATGGGCGGAGATGTTCGACAAAGAGGAGTTTAGGGCTGCGGCAGAGAGGCTTCAACAGAGGGAGTTCGCGTGAGGAGGCTTCAGCGGAGGGAGTTCACGTGAGGAGGCTTCGGCGGAGAGGGCTTTGGTGGAGAGAGGAGTTTAGGGTTGCGACAGTGAGGTTTCGACAGAGGGAGTTTGCGTGAGGAGCCTTCGATGGAGGGAGTTCACGTGAGGAGGCTTCGGCGGAGAGGGCTTCGACGGAGAGAGTTCGCGTGAGGAGGACTTCGACAGAGAATGCTTCACTGTTGGTGGAGAGGAGTTTAGGGTTCGCGTGAGGAGAGGTAGCGATTTTAGGTTTTTCCGGCTGGTTTTTGTACGTCGTGAGGAGAGGTTTAGCGTGAGGATGTTTCGCCTGGAAGAAGTTCGCGGGCGTGAGGATGTTTGGCTAATAATTGCGGGAGGTTTCGTGTGAAAATTTTTGGTTTGATATTTAGAAAATTTGGAGGATTATTAACAGTGTATATTGTACGTtgttaaatttttataatatttattcacAGCATATATTTTTGTACGTTGTCATTTATATATGTGTAataactgttggtgcagcggagactggtaaaaggggggtgaattgctgaaatcaaAAGTAAAAACTACACTCCTCGGATTTTAACTCAGAATTTAAAACAGCAATaataataacaactaaattaacgaaacaaaaaaagaaacaagaacagaaaatagactcagggatttaacctggttacaaccaaagaggttgttaatccagggcgatgaaaaagctctactagcagaatctcctttactgtaggcagagaagcctttttacacttaaaacgctcactagttgcttaggaattgcttacagattaattgcttgagttgttgttgaattcctagctccaggggcctttttatagctcctggaaagtctatcccgagggtccaaggcgccttcaacaaggtttaaggcgcctccagctcggtcagcggataaaactttatccgcagttcAAAACGGTCAGATTgatctgttgaaggcgccttcaacaagcttgaaggcgccttcaaactagAGGCGcttccaagctggcagctcaaatttcagcttgctttcttcagcttccgaagctccattcttttgggtgattgcggccaaccggaatagggctcacccgaacccaattcccggccttccgctcgacttcctgtgctcctaagctcctgcacactcagacacagggatcaaacacagcaggacctaaccaacttggttgatcacatcaaaactaccacggggtctaacaatctccccctttttgatgtgcatcaacccaagttcaagttagggttaaaaatagatataaacagtaattttaaagaaaaaattactaaactagcaagttaagtataatttttgcaattagaaaaattgcaacactttttaaaaaatttcaacactttatatataaaaaaaataagttttctctaactccccctaaacttgtacctctctccccccctttgatcacagcaaaaatggagtcttaagaattttcaagtaagattaaagtttttgaaaattttataagttaaaaatgatttttttttaaaaaaattgctaagttaaaatcaatttttttaaaaaaaatcctaagtaaatgttcaaatgtccaaaaaaaaatttctaagtcaagtgaatgattttttagaattttcctgaagaaaatttctaacccaaaaaaaaattaaattagaatttaaaaaaaaaatctaaggaatttttgtttattttaacaaacatttgataaactttcaaagcattattgtaaaatacggcaacaaaataataataaaaaaatagggttatttgacaaataatcttattggaatttttagaaatttttagaaatttttctagaattaatcggagcttgtatgatgtatttagaggggatgcactaaCGGACCCGataaaagtctgtttggaatacccaaacatgggagttgattgaggaataaacttaggttttgatttatcaaaacctaagttctAAATATAAATATCTCTCCTCCCCTAAGCTCTCGGCGCAAAAACCCTTGCCTTtgcccgtgccctagcttccCCTCCCCCCCTCGCGGTGCCGAACTTCCCTTTTTCCTCACCGCCGCCCGACGCCGCTCCCTCCTCAATCGCCGGCCCCTCCATCCTTCCTTTTCTCCTCAGCCGACGACGCCCTTGCAATCTTGAAGCCGCAGCGCCGCCGCCTCCTTTTCTCATCGCGGATGCCAAGTACTCACCGGAAGCCGAAGCCGCCACCATCTCCCTCTTCCGTGCCCTAGTATCGTCTCCTCTGCTCTAGGATTGGTCTTCACTCTCGGTCTACCCTTCCTTCAATGAATCACCGCCGGGCAGTAGAGATTCGGCTTGGGACCGAGTTCACCTAAAAAATTCCCTTCTCCGCTTGATCTGAGTCGCGTGACGTGGTTCTATCATCGAGTGCCTCACCGTAAAGGTTCGGCTGCAAATTTCCAGCAGCAGGTATCACCGGCGGGGAGCCTCGGCAGTTGTTTTCCGGTCGTGAATCAGTAGGTAAGACCTCTACAACTTCATGAGTTTGGTCTGATGATCTGGGAGTGGGATTTAGTTTGGATTGTGTTATGATTAGAGTGATTACAATTGCTTCTAGCTTTGTAGAAACTTCGGTTGTGGATCTGTGGCAGAGGGCAGCACCACTATGCTTGTGCCGGCAGTAACACCTCCTGGCAGTGGGTCAACCGAGGTGAGACTATTGTAGAGTAATGCGTTGGGTTATAAATACTTAGTGTTAATTGAATCTGTATCGGTGTTATTTTGGTATTGAGGGAAGAAATTCATGTTTTGGTAACCCTAATTGTTGTAGTGTAAAGCCGGGGGTTTGGATTTGTTTGAGTAGAACAATAATGGGGATTAGTAGAGGGTAATGAATGAGCTCGGATTAGTTACTTGTTTCGCATACTGGTTTAGCTATATAATTCTTACGAATTTGGTAAAAATTGGTATGTTGACGCAGGACTTTAATTGAGGTTGGTGTCGTGACGAAGTTGATATTTGATCTGATCTACatataaggcgggtacttcttgctttgtttcttttagtactttgaccttagtgcatgaattattttggataaagactgtttaccttgactccactcttactttcctgcgcttgatacttccactcaaaatctttgagttactcgtttttatattcatacagtctcttgttgttgtccatgatcagtaacagatactagataccatgtttgtatgctttggctgttgcttatttatgtatgatattgagcatgctggcttcattatatatatatgatgactattgcattgttcgcatcatgtcattgcatgcatgctgcatctcggccactcgagagagtggtagctggagttgatgccgcactcggccacgcgtgggtagtggtagctggagttgcgagcagcagggacccccccttcgctgtgtagccagttagctactcagcacctgtccatccggtcactcgcgggagtggcggcctttgggtggtacagttgtcattgatccggcttctcgaccatacaggggttatggtgcagagaggtgggcggggtgaccatccgtgcatatgctgttattatgcctgctttggTTGCTGCTGTTTACGTATgttattattgcttacttatgctgatatggtATATTTATGCTGTCGTTGCTTCTTGcggttgttcacttatgctgatatactgtcttatgttgagatatgctctcgTTGTAGGCGAATAGACCTTGGTGTATTTATTGAAAATGTTTATATgtctgacacattacctctatagttacgagcagtattgtagcagattagtaccattcttgaccttctatatctagcctaggatatggttctaGGTATGAGCATTGATTATGGTTTCATTTTGTATATGCTacttcccttatgagactgtattccttttgggtattatttattggttgattatgttcatgcactatcttttctatacccgctgagttccaatactcaccaccccgtaaaatggttttctttcgtcaggtaacagatagatgagtcatggatgcttggagagatgccggctgccaatcctgggtcccgcgtcatatttgaaaattgattttggttctgtttctctttacttgcatttcgtattcgttggattGGGTGTTGTGAGAACTAGGTTTTGATACTTGTGgtgtggacttggtatttgtgatgttttgataattttgcaatttgtgggttttctcttcgttttcttttcgctgtgcttattttatttttttgtccagccgagtaggctgagtatattaaactgcgtggttgtgttgtttccattttctatgatatatatattccagccgagtgtggctgatgtatgttttgtatgtagaaatgtttcagattgtcacccgtagaggggagatgttgtcgaaatttcttcggacaaggactcctctggggcgtgacaattatttaattcttgtttaatgctttttcagaaagttaattaaacatttttttttcaatattttagtttccaggtcgtggcgaggcactaggcattcttggttattggagcaacaaccacttccttagacaaagcttccataaagaattttaatgtttaattttctcactaagcttttaatttttgaaaaattaattaagcacagattttggaacccaatagaggttcctacctaccgGGTTATTCaaatacttagggggtacataattttttggtattcttctaagttgaccatgatgatttctaatgtaccagttcaatttttcataaactttaatttttgaatttggaaatctatttaaacatgtattatttcttaatttctcaatttctaatcttagatttttatttttagattttaaattttcattttcattttcattttctaattgatctaattctttagacaaagctttaataaactcaaaagactgtttagagtttagggcatataccttacttacctcatcttgcgatgctcccccttcatcattgctttctccttctgtttttcctcccccttcatctatgctcatttctgagctggacgtttcttctagctgatggttggccatcagtgttagtcccgagaattcttcgacttcggagtcggaggtgacgaatcatcccacgtggcctttagattgtgtttgggtcgagtgggcttcttgctcctttccttacttttgctcttcagttttggacagtcatctttgatatgtccttcttcttttctttcgctGGAGCTTTTTCGACtgcaatctaaatttgttagaatttacaaatttattaaaccgtcttaccagtagtaccgcttcggattcgtcgattgAAGCTTCGGAATCGGAATCGGGATCGTCCCTCCTTGCTTGTAGGGCGACGTCGAGGTTTGACTTCACTACTTCTTtaggctctgcaatccgagactcgtgaagttcaaaggtagaaaacaaactttctaaggtacttacctcaaggtccttagagatgtagtaagcatctactaaggacgcccattccggagtcctcgggaaggcattgagcgcgtatcggatggagtctcggttcgttaccatTTCGCCGAGATTCGTCAGTtgtgttatcagctccttgatccgtgcttggagttgcgctaccttctcgccggtgttcattcggagattcgttagttgtgttcgaagaatgtcgcgcctcgctagctttgcttccgaggtgccttcgtgggaatttctcccagaggtcttttgcggagtcgtagcttccgatccgacttacctcttggggcggaagaacgctgagcaagtgaaACTCAGCTTTTCCGTTCGCCACGAAATCCgcatgctccttcttcgtccattggaactcttctttgtctttaggagctacaaaatcgtatttcattgttagtaagatatcgaactcgattttgaagaatacctcgatttttcgcttccatatagcgaaatctccgtcgaacttcgggagatggatgttcgctccggccatcgtcttgatcgtaatgcttcagttggcgattagtccttctgaggtgatcaggctctgataccactcagacacagggatcaaacacagcaggacctaaccaacttggttgatcatatcaaaactaccacagggtctaACAATAACTATTAACAACACGCTCTGCACGctgttaatattaaattttaacagcACATATTGTATGTCGTAGAAAAATTTATTGACAACACACTTATTTTGGCAAGTCAtagtttatataaatattatactaTCCGCAGTGCACATAATTGGGCACgccgtaaaaactattattaacggcATGCTTTAACCACGTGTCGTTGATGATGCGCTGTGGAAAGTCATTTTTGTTTTAGTgcacaatcgattgggagccctagaagcgcgaagtatatagccgttggcgagcttCTTCTCTGCAACACTTCTTCCCCGGTTCACACGATCCTCTCCGACGATCttttcgccagttcttgaagcttcttggggaTAAGTGATGGTGCACTTCCAAGAGTCAAGAGGTGATCTACATCAACAAGAgcaacaagaaaaggtttttatttatacATTTATGTATTttctgttgagttttgttttaaattcaaagcaatttttgtagtggtttttagtcccacattgctaagtggagaagcttggaagggcttatatatgaagcccttccatccttgcttagcaataataagaagacctacacgcatgcgcgggccaagcccaaatcgagtggatttggggggttcgagccggaaatccataaaccgggcgtcacgtgcgcgattaacgcgcgcagggggggtgcaaatccccagcccgtgggccttgcgctcatgGGCGGCCCGatctgtttttgctggtttggttcagtctgaaccaaaccagtttggtttctgGTTTGGTCTCGTTTCTGGTCCGCGTGAGGAAAACGCATCCGCGCGGAGCGCGTCGTATGAGGATGCGATACAACGCATccgcgcgtgagaagaggaagtgcgtcccttcctctgcactgtttcgaagtgtataaatacacttcctccgtTCCTTCTGAAAACACACCGAAGCAAAGCATTTCTTctgccttctgcttcttcttctctccccttgttccgagttctgaggcttggtttgcgatttgaggttgagtccgagtgcggtgcaccgtgggcggcaatcaattctctaaagacagtcggcacgtccgacgcttcgaccggagatacacatTTCTTAAACCCTTTACTGTTATTaaagtttattgcatgctcgtcgtttattagtgcaattaaatattactgttttagcataattagttctattacagttcttacattttcttcttgtttgagtgcATATTATTGAGAGGAGATTCtacaagatttctccacctccggtagttatcgagaatgagagttttattagtggatgtgtgtgtgaggactggatccttggattagtcacctcttcttgaggtggataccaaataaatcctttgtgttagcattggagagttACTTctagttttattccgctgcaaatCTTCAAGGAGCAAGCAACGAGCGTGCgatgagctattcccccccccccccccccccctctctagctagaAATTGACCCTAACAAAAGCAACACTAAGATCAAGAACTTTTATAATGTATAAGGATAGAAATGACAAAGCTCTCGGAGTAGGGTTGAGTTGGCTAGTGTGAGGTAAAGTTACTACCATAGGGCAAGGGTTCTAATTTCAGCAAAGTCGAGGAAAAAATAAATCCTCCCCCACACTGATCAACTATAATTTCACGATTTACCTCCTCATAAATAGTCATGAGGCCGACCGTGTGGGGCCGCTGGAGTGGCAGATTCCATCTTTTACTACCAAGGATAGAAATGATAAAATAGCTGTTAGATTATCGAGATATCAAGCATGTACCAaaatgaagaaggtttagaagataACTTAAATCTCATACTTTGACAAGATGATGACCCTGTCAGCATActtagaaaaatataaataaaacatctaagactaatataaaagaacaaaattaaaCAAGCTAGTACTGAGGTGTATCCCTTCAACTTAATGAACAAATCAGATGAAGTAATAAGTTCCTTTGGAGATTTAGATGAATATGTATATATACCATCTAAAGTTGCGATTTATCTAATAGAGGACAACTTAGAAGAACTTGAAGCGTTGACAAGAAACATAAAAATTTAAACCATAATTGGATATTATATTTCGATCAAGATAGaaatataataactaaaaatTTTGAAGATGATATTATAAGTCTCCCAGCATCAACAAAATGCTTGATGAATGCTAGAGAATCTATAACTACTTCTACTATATACAGTAAAAAATGTCAGAAAGTACTATGGGAACTATGTATTATGAACAAGGACATCCTCTTAGAAGAAGAATCAATCCATATATTAACAATAATCCTTTAGTTAGAACTATTGGAAAATGAAGGCCACTAGAGGTAACTTTCTTTGCCAAAGACGCAAATGAGATTCTCAGTTG includes these proteins:
- the LOC122051951 gene encoding phenylalanine--tRNA ligase beta subunit, cytoplasmic-like isoform X1, with product MKCSKAKPSPVKPSPPKLFSVWFQEEQEAGDEDEEVIFKIGVAANSYSTADTICSVLKGLLGLLEFSLKRKLALCIQSLVSHPNQYSKCMSNLRGIAFDKARYNSFIDLQDKLHQNICRTLVAIGTHDLDTIQGPFSYEALPPQEINFVPLKQEKIFRVDELLEYYKSNMKLKKFLHIIENSPVYPVIYDRNR
- the LOC122051951 gene encoding phenylalanine--tRNA ligase beta subunit, cytoplasmic-like isoform X2, producing MKCSKAKPSPVKPSPPKLFSVWFQEEQEAGDEDEEVIFKIGVAANSYSTADTICSVLKGLLGLLEFSLKRKLALCIQSLVSHPNQYSKCMSNLRGIAFDKARYNSFIDLQDKLHQNICRTLVAIGTHDLDTIQGPFSYEEKIFRVDELLEYYKSNMKLKKFLHIIENSPVYPVIYDRNR